From the genome of Brassica napus cultivar Da-Ae unplaced genomic scaffold, Da-Ae ScsIHWf_3139;HRSCAF=3958, whole genome shotgun sequence:
ATGAAAAGTATAGGGTTTTGTCACCTCTCCAACTATCTCTCCATTAGGTATTTTTTTAGTGGCCCAAGCACTTATTTGCTGAGGAGAAACTAATCCAATTCGGAGTTGTTGATGTTTATACCGATCGATCATATAAGAAATTTTGTGATTCATTCCGATTAAACTTCCTTCCTATTAATCTGGAAATTCTTCTCAGATACAAGGAAATGATTCAGTTCCAGAGCCAAAGATCGTAGTTCTCGAACAAGTAATCGAAAAGATTCTGGAGCATCTTCTGGTTTAGGTATTGTTCCTCCAATGATAGTGGTACCAAGTACTTCTTGGCGAGCTCTAATATGATCAGATTTATAAGTAAGCATCTCTTGTAAAATATGAGCAACACCAAACCCCTCTAGAGCCCAAACCTCCATTTCGCCTACCCGCTGCCCCCCCTGCTTAGAACGGCCTCTAAGGGGTTGTTGTGTAACAAGTGCATAATGTCCACTAGAACGTCCGTGTATTTTATCATCAACCTGATGAATTAATTTCAAGATATAGGGCTTTCCTATTATCACAGGCTGTTCAAAAGGATCTCCCGTTCTTCCATCAAAAATGCGGCTTTTTCCTGGATACTCGGGTTCAAATACCCATGGATTGGCTGTTTGCTTACTAGCTTCATATAATTCAGAAAATACGAGTTTTCTCGAAGCCTCTTGTTCATATCTCTCATCAAAAGGGGCTAT
Proteins encoded in this window:
- the LOC125603280 gene encoding DNA-directed RNA polymerase subunit beta-like, producing MGSEKGGSSYNPEIIRVYISQKREIKVGDKVAGRHGNKGIISKILPRQDMPYLQDGRPVDMVFNPLGVPSRMNVGQIFECSLGLAGSLLDRHYRIAPFDERYEQEASRKLVFSELYEASKQTANPWVFEPEYPGKSRIFDGRTGDPFEQPVIIGKPYILKLIHQVDDKIHGRSSGHYALVTQQPLRGRSKQGGQRVGEMEVWALEGFGVAHILQEMLTYKSDHIRARQEVLGTTIIGGTIPKPEDAPESFRLLVRELRSLALELNHFLVSEKNFQINRKEV